The following are encoded together in the Zingiber officinale cultivar Zhangliang chromosome 8A, Zo_v1.1, whole genome shotgun sequence genome:
- the LOC122012743 gene encoding protein FAR1-RELATED SEQUENCE 5-like isoform X2, which produces MPLEQDKDQEAHPSNGEDMTEGPVRCLNCGISAKLTCHMRSGPEGRRTLCNACGIAWRKGKQRKVIDYEFPMTNLANSKMVPEVDMEFEDEDKAYEFYNRYAGMVGFSVRKGWIDKSSDKIIRSRTLVCSREGFRKDKKGAKEVKKPRPETRIGCPARLTIKLTPNGSYRITEFVPDHNHQPAPPSAIHMLRSQRILTEVQSGEADLSDDSGTTPKSAHHLMGRQASGSQSGVRYFPADYRMSLRSKRMKSMQMGDAEAVLKYLQSMQLSDPCFFHAIQIDEDDKLTNFFWADAKSISDFNYFGDVVCLDTTYRVNGYSRPFAPFLGVNHHKQIVIFGAALLYDETIESFKWLFDTFKIAMHGKQPKTILTDQSMSEYNAIRAAWPGTSHRHCIWQLYQNAIKHLNNVFQGSKTFAKDFARCVYDYEDEEDFLSAWRTMIDKYELRNDEWLANLFEDREKWALAYGRETLCVDMKNTLQNENFSSLKKYLTPQLDFFSFFKHYKRVVDDHRYAELQADFHASQSIPRIPPSKMLRQAAALYTPTVFEMFRKEFEVFMDCMLYFHGQDGTISEYRITVGENSKEYIVRLDSIDCSVSCTCKKFEFVGVQCGHVLKVLDVRNIKELPQRYFLKRWRRDAKTEMELDSGGIAVDGDPKSPVPTLMHIPFVAQHQGSHVATQLSEEYPTSDLHQQPFHGIAQLSQSRAAPPSYSSSQLNG; this is translated from the exons ATGCCTCTCGAGCAGGATAAAGACCAGGAGGCCCACCCTAGCAATGGCGAGGATATGACGGAGGGGCCCGTCAG ATGCCTTAATTGTGGAATCAGTGCAAAGCTCACATGCCATATGCGTAGCGGACCAGAAGGACGGAGAACCTTATGCAATGCATGTGGAATAGCATGGAGAAAG GGAAAACAGAGGAAGGTTATTGATTACGAATTTCCAATGACAAACTTAGCAAATTCCAAAATGGTGCCTGAAGTTGATATGGAATTTGAAGACGAAGATAAAGCATATGAATTCTACAATAGATACGCTGGAATGGTAGGATTTAGTGTACGAAAAGGTTGGATAGACAAATCTTCAGATAAAATTATTAGATCAAGAACTCTTGTTTGCTCGAGGGAAGGATTCCGTAAAGACAAGAAGGGGGCCAAGGAAGTGAAGAAACCTCGACCAGAAACAAGAATTGGTTGCCCCGCACGTTTGACCATTAAACTTACACCTAATGGTTCATATCGGATTACTGAATTTGTGCCAGATCATAACCATCAACCTGCACCCCCTTCAGCCATTCATATGTTAAGGTCTCAGAGGATATTGACTGAAGTTCAATCTGGGGAAGCAGATTTATCTGATGATTCTGGGACTACTCCAAAATCAGCTCACCACCTAATGGGCAGACAAGCTTCAGGGTCCCAAAGTGGTGTTAGATATTTTCCTGCAGATTATCGAATGAGTCTACGCTCAAAACGTATGAAGAGCATGCAGATGGGAGATGCAGAAGCTGTATTGAAGTACCTCCAGAGCATGCAGCTTAGTGACCCATGTTTTTTTCATGCCATACAAATTGATGAGGATGATAAGCTGACCAATTTTTTCTGGGCAGATGCAAAGTCAATATCAGACTTCAACTATTTTGGTGATGTAGTTTGTCTAGATACAACTTACAGGGTTAATGGATATAGTAGGCCATTTGCACCTTTTCTTGGTGTGAATCATCATAAGCAAATTGTGATATTTGGTGCAGCACTATTGTATGATGAAACTATAGAATCATTCAAGTGGTTGTTTGACACGTTCAAGATTGCAATGCATGGAAAACAGCCAAAGACCATCCTGACTGACCAGTCTATGTCAGAATACAATGCTATAAGAGCAGCTTGGCCAGGTACCAGCCACCGCCATTGTATCTGGCAACTTTATCAAAATGCCATTAAGCATCTTAATAATGTGTTCCAAGGTTCAAAAACATTTGCCAAGGACTTTGCAAGGTGTGTATATGACTATGAGGATGAAGAAGACTTCTTGTCAGCATGGAGGACAATGATAGATAAATATGAACTAAGAAATGATGAGTGGTTGGCAAACCTGTTTGAAGATAGAGAGAAATGGGCCTTGGCATATGGTCGAGAAACTCTCTGTGTTGATATGAAAAACACACTgcaaaatgaaaattttagttcACTGAAGAAGTACTTGACTCCACAGCTTGACTTCTTCTCATTTTTTAAGCATTATAAGAGGGTGGTGGACGACCATAGATATGCTGAATTGCAAGCTGATTTTCATGCAAGCCAAAGTATTCCAAGAATACCTCCTTCAAAAATGTTAAGACAAGCTGCTGCTCTTTATACTCCTACCGTGTTTGAAATGTTCCGCAAGGAGTTTGAAGTATTCATGGATTGCATGCTGTACTTCCATGGTCAGGATGGGACTATATCAGAGTATAGAATCACAGTTGGTGAAAATTCTAAGGAATATATTGTTAGACTTGATTCAATTGATTGTTCAGTTTCATGCACTTGTAAAAAATTTGAGTTTGTTGGTGTTCAATGTGGTCATGTATTAAAAGTACTAGATGTTAGAAATATTAAAGAACTACCACAACGCTATTTCTTGAAGAGATGGAGAAGAGATGCTAAGACTGAAATGGAATTGGACTCCGGAGGAATTGCAGTTGATGGAGACCCAAAGTCTCCTGTACCAACTTTAATGCATATACCTTTCGTTGCTCAACACCAAGGATCGCATGTAGCAACTCAGTTAAGTGAG GAATACCCTACTTCTGATCTGCATCAACAACCTTTTCATGGCATCGCTCAGTTAAGTCAG AGTCGTGCAGCACCACCGAGTTACAGCAGTTCTCAGTTGAATGGCTAG
- the LOC122012743 gene encoding protein FAR1-RELATED SEQUENCE 5-like isoform X3 produces the protein MPLEQDKDQEAHPSNGEDMTEGPVRCLNCGISAKLTCHMRSGPEGRRTLCNACGIAWRKGKQRKVIDYEFPMTNLANSKMVPEVDMEFEDEDKAYEFYNRYAGMVGFSVRKGWIDKSSDKIIRSRTLVCSREGFRKDKKGAKEVKKPRPETRIGCPARLTIKLTPNGSYRITEFVPDHNHQPAPPSAIHMLRSQRILTEVQSGEADLSDDSGTTPKSAHHLMGRQASGSQSGVRYFPADYRMSLRSKRMKSMQMGDAEAVLKYLQSMQLSDPCFFHAIQIDEDDKLTNFFWADAKSISDFNYFGDVVCLDTTYRVNGYSRPFAPFLGVNHHKQIVIFGAALLYDETIESFKWLFDTFKIAMHGKQPKTILTDQSMSEYNAIRAAWPGTSHRHCIWQLYQNAIKHLNNVFQGSKTFAKDFARCVYDYEDEEDFLSAWRTMIDKYELRNDEWLANLFEDREKWALAYGRETLCVDMKNTLQNENFSSLKKYLTPQLDFFSFFKHYKRVVDDHRYAELQADFHASQSIPRIPPSKMLRQAAALYTPTVFEMFRKEFEVFMDCMLYFHGQDGTISEYRITVGENSKEYIVRLDSIDCSVSCTCKKFEFVGVQCGHVLKVLDVRNIKELPQRYFLKRWRRDAKTEMELDSGGIAVDGDPKSPVPTLMHIPFVAQHQGSHVATQLSEDTGIPYF, from the exons ATGCCTCTCGAGCAGGATAAAGACCAGGAGGCCCACCCTAGCAATGGCGAGGATATGACGGAGGGGCCCGTCAG ATGCCTTAATTGTGGAATCAGTGCAAAGCTCACATGCCATATGCGTAGCGGACCAGAAGGACGGAGAACCTTATGCAATGCATGTGGAATAGCATGGAGAAAG GGAAAACAGAGGAAGGTTATTGATTACGAATTTCCAATGACAAACTTAGCAAATTCCAAAATGGTGCCTGAAGTTGATATGGAATTTGAAGACGAAGATAAAGCATATGAATTCTACAATAGATACGCTGGAATGGTAGGATTTAGTGTACGAAAAGGTTGGATAGACAAATCTTCAGATAAAATTATTAGATCAAGAACTCTTGTTTGCTCGAGGGAAGGATTCCGTAAAGACAAGAAGGGGGCCAAGGAAGTGAAGAAACCTCGACCAGAAACAAGAATTGGTTGCCCCGCACGTTTGACCATTAAACTTACACCTAATGGTTCATATCGGATTACTGAATTTGTGCCAGATCATAACCATCAACCTGCACCCCCTTCAGCCATTCATATGTTAAGGTCTCAGAGGATATTGACTGAAGTTCAATCTGGGGAAGCAGATTTATCTGATGATTCTGGGACTACTCCAAAATCAGCTCACCACCTAATGGGCAGACAAGCTTCAGGGTCCCAAAGTGGTGTTAGATATTTTCCTGCAGATTATCGAATGAGTCTACGCTCAAAACGTATGAAGAGCATGCAGATGGGAGATGCAGAAGCTGTATTGAAGTACCTCCAGAGCATGCAGCTTAGTGACCCATGTTTTTTTCATGCCATACAAATTGATGAGGATGATAAGCTGACCAATTTTTTCTGGGCAGATGCAAAGTCAATATCAGACTTCAACTATTTTGGTGATGTAGTTTGTCTAGATACAACTTACAGGGTTAATGGATATAGTAGGCCATTTGCACCTTTTCTTGGTGTGAATCATCATAAGCAAATTGTGATATTTGGTGCAGCACTATTGTATGATGAAACTATAGAATCATTCAAGTGGTTGTTTGACACGTTCAAGATTGCAATGCATGGAAAACAGCCAAAGACCATCCTGACTGACCAGTCTATGTCAGAATACAATGCTATAAGAGCAGCTTGGCCAGGTACCAGCCACCGCCATTGTATCTGGCAACTTTATCAAAATGCCATTAAGCATCTTAATAATGTGTTCCAAGGTTCAAAAACATTTGCCAAGGACTTTGCAAGGTGTGTATATGACTATGAGGATGAAGAAGACTTCTTGTCAGCATGGAGGACAATGATAGATAAATATGAACTAAGAAATGATGAGTGGTTGGCAAACCTGTTTGAAGATAGAGAGAAATGGGCCTTGGCATATGGTCGAGAAACTCTCTGTGTTGATATGAAAAACACACTgcaaaatgaaaattttagttcACTGAAGAAGTACTTGACTCCACAGCTTGACTTCTTCTCATTTTTTAAGCATTATAAGAGGGTGGTGGACGACCATAGATATGCTGAATTGCAAGCTGATTTTCATGCAAGCCAAAGTATTCCAAGAATACCTCCTTCAAAAATGTTAAGACAAGCTGCTGCTCTTTATACTCCTACCGTGTTTGAAATGTTCCGCAAGGAGTTTGAAGTATTCATGGATTGCATGCTGTACTTCCATGGTCAGGATGGGACTATATCAGAGTATAGAATCACAGTTGGTGAAAATTCTAAGGAATATATTGTTAGACTTGATTCAATTGATTGTTCAGTTTCATGCACTTGTAAAAAATTTGAGTTTGTTGGTGTTCAATGTGGTCATGTATTAAAAGTACTAGATGTTAGAAATATTAAAGAACTACCACAACGCTATTTCTTGAAGAGATGGAGAAGAGATGCTAAGACTGAAATGGAATTGGACTCCGGAGGAATTGCAGTTGATGGAGACCCAAAGTCTCCTGTACCAACTTTAATGCATATACCTTTCGTTGCTCAACACCAAGGATCGCATGTAGCAACTCAGTTAAGTGAG GATACAGGAATACCCTACTTCTGA
- the LOC122012743 gene encoding protein FAR1-RELATED SEQUENCE 5-like isoform X1: MPLEQDKDQEAHPSNGEDMTEGPVRCLNCGISAKLTCHMRSGPEGRRTLCNACGIAWRKGKQRKVIDYEFPMTNLANSKMVPEVDMEFEDEDKAYEFYNRYAGMVGFSVRKGWIDKSSDKIIRSRTLVCSREGFRKDKKGAKEVKKPRPETRIGCPARLTIKLTPNGSYRITEFVPDHNHQPAPPSAIHMLRSQRILTEVQSGEADLSDDSGTTPKSAHHLMGRQASGSQSGVRYFPADYRMSLRSKRMKSMQMGDAEAVLKYLQSMQLSDPCFFHAIQIDEDDKLTNFFWADAKSISDFNYFGDVVCLDTTYRVNGYSRPFAPFLGVNHHKQIVIFGAALLYDETIESFKWLFDTFKIAMHGKQPKTILTDQSMSEYNAIRAAWPGTSHRHCIWQLYQNAIKHLNNVFQGSKTFAKDFARCVYDYEDEEDFLSAWRTMIDKYELRNDEWLANLFEDREKWALAYGRETLCVDMKNTLQNENFSSLKKYLTPQLDFFSFFKHYKRVVDDHRYAELQADFHASQSIPRIPPSKMLRQAAALYTPTVFEMFRKEFEVFMDCMLYFHGQDGTISEYRITVGENSKEYIVRLDSIDCSVSCTCKKFEFVGVQCGHVLKVLDVRNIKELPQRYFLKRWRRDAKTEMELDSGGIAVDGDPKSPVPTLMHIPFVAQHQGSHVATQLSEEYPTSDLHQQPFHGIAQLSQMKDQTITLSDHIAEYLQSRAAPPSYSSSQLNG; encoded by the exons ATGCCTCTCGAGCAGGATAAAGACCAGGAGGCCCACCCTAGCAATGGCGAGGATATGACGGAGGGGCCCGTCAG ATGCCTTAATTGTGGAATCAGTGCAAAGCTCACATGCCATATGCGTAGCGGACCAGAAGGACGGAGAACCTTATGCAATGCATGTGGAATAGCATGGAGAAAG GGAAAACAGAGGAAGGTTATTGATTACGAATTTCCAATGACAAACTTAGCAAATTCCAAAATGGTGCCTGAAGTTGATATGGAATTTGAAGACGAAGATAAAGCATATGAATTCTACAATAGATACGCTGGAATGGTAGGATTTAGTGTACGAAAAGGTTGGATAGACAAATCTTCAGATAAAATTATTAGATCAAGAACTCTTGTTTGCTCGAGGGAAGGATTCCGTAAAGACAAGAAGGGGGCCAAGGAAGTGAAGAAACCTCGACCAGAAACAAGAATTGGTTGCCCCGCACGTTTGACCATTAAACTTACACCTAATGGTTCATATCGGATTACTGAATTTGTGCCAGATCATAACCATCAACCTGCACCCCCTTCAGCCATTCATATGTTAAGGTCTCAGAGGATATTGACTGAAGTTCAATCTGGGGAAGCAGATTTATCTGATGATTCTGGGACTACTCCAAAATCAGCTCACCACCTAATGGGCAGACAAGCTTCAGGGTCCCAAAGTGGTGTTAGATATTTTCCTGCAGATTATCGAATGAGTCTACGCTCAAAACGTATGAAGAGCATGCAGATGGGAGATGCAGAAGCTGTATTGAAGTACCTCCAGAGCATGCAGCTTAGTGACCCATGTTTTTTTCATGCCATACAAATTGATGAGGATGATAAGCTGACCAATTTTTTCTGGGCAGATGCAAAGTCAATATCAGACTTCAACTATTTTGGTGATGTAGTTTGTCTAGATACAACTTACAGGGTTAATGGATATAGTAGGCCATTTGCACCTTTTCTTGGTGTGAATCATCATAAGCAAATTGTGATATTTGGTGCAGCACTATTGTATGATGAAACTATAGAATCATTCAAGTGGTTGTTTGACACGTTCAAGATTGCAATGCATGGAAAACAGCCAAAGACCATCCTGACTGACCAGTCTATGTCAGAATACAATGCTATAAGAGCAGCTTGGCCAGGTACCAGCCACCGCCATTGTATCTGGCAACTTTATCAAAATGCCATTAAGCATCTTAATAATGTGTTCCAAGGTTCAAAAACATTTGCCAAGGACTTTGCAAGGTGTGTATATGACTATGAGGATGAAGAAGACTTCTTGTCAGCATGGAGGACAATGATAGATAAATATGAACTAAGAAATGATGAGTGGTTGGCAAACCTGTTTGAAGATAGAGAGAAATGGGCCTTGGCATATGGTCGAGAAACTCTCTGTGTTGATATGAAAAACACACTgcaaaatgaaaattttagttcACTGAAGAAGTACTTGACTCCACAGCTTGACTTCTTCTCATTTTTTAAGCATTATAAGAGGGTGGTGGACGACCATAGATATGCTGAATTGCAAGCTGATTTTCATGCAAGCCAAAGTATTCCAAGAATACCTCCTTCAAAAATGTTAAGACAAGCTGCTGCTCTTTATACTCCTACCGTGTTTGAAATGTTCCGCAAGGAGTTTGAAGTATTCATGGATTGCATGCTGTACTTCCATGGTCAGGATGGGACTATATCAGAGTATAGAATCACAGTTGGTGAAAATTCTAAGGAATATATTGTTAGACTTGATTCAATTGATTGTTCAGTTTCATGCACTTGTAAAAAATTTGAGTTTGTTGGTGTTCAATGTGGTCATGTATTAAAAGTACTAGATGTTAGAAATATTAAAGAACTACCACAACGCTATTTCTTGAAGAGATGGAGAAGAGATGCTAAGACTGAAATGGAATTGGACTCCGGAGGAATTGCAGTTGATGGAGACCCAAAGTCTCCTGTACCAACTTTAATGCATATACCTTTCGTTGCTCAACACCAAGGATCGCATGTAGCAACTCAGTTAAGTGAG GAATACCCTACTTCTGATCTGCATCAACAACCTTTTCATGGCATCGCTCAGTTAAGTCAG ATGAAAGATCAAACTATCACGTTATCTGATCATATAGCTGAATATTTGCAGAGTCGTGCAGCACCACCGAGTTACAGCAGTTCTCAGTTGAATGGCTAG